The genomic segment GCGGCGGGTCGGCGGCAGGAGCGCAGCAATGCCTAAGTCAAAGGAACTTGTTTCTTCAAGCTCTTCTGGCAGCGATTCGGACAGTGAAGTTGACAAAAAGTTAAAGAGGAAAAAGCAAGTTGCTTCAGAAAAGCCTGTAAAGAAGCAGAAGACGGGTGAGACTTCCAGAGCCCTGTCGTCTTCTaagcagagcagcagcagcagggatgACAACATGTTCCAGATTGGGAAAATGAGGTACGTCAGCGTACGGGACTTTAAAGGAAAAGTCCTAATTGATATTAGAGAATATTGGATGGATCCAGAAGGTGAAATGAAACCAggaagaaaaggtatttccttaAATCCTGAGCAATGGAGCCAGCTGAAGGAACAGATTTCTGACATTGACGATGCAGTGAGAAAACTGTAAAATCTGAGCCATATAAACCTGTACTGTTCTAGTTGTTTTAACCTGTCTTTTTAcattggcttttgttttttaaatgttgttttccaGGCTATTGTATATTTGGATTGCAGAACAATTTgtaagaatacttttttttttttaatgtgcattattaaaaatgttctgagtgaaaaaaaaaaaaaaaagatatggagGACAAAATAAGATTCAGCGCTGAAAGTTATTTGCAACTTCCTGAAGGGCTATTACTACAGCAATTTAGCAGGTGGGCTAGGCCATAGTACGATTCTGCACTCTGCCCCCAGTGCCCTGCCATTGCTACCCAACATCAAGCCCACTTCAACCAGAATCCTTCCTATATTAAAATTCTAATGCTCCAAACATAATCTATGTAAGGAGAGTGGTTAAGAGGGGTGGGTTTTAGTGACTAGAGGGAAACACAGGGGTTTTGGAAGTGGTTACACAGATATATCCAGTTCAGAAATAATCATTGAAATGTACACTTAACATATGTGTGCTTTTTTACATGTATACTGTACtacttcttgtttgttttttaattgcacTACCGAGTGACAAACCTATGGTTCAAGGAACAACCCAGGACTTGTTCGAAGAAGAAAACTGGGTAGGTCTGACCCAAGTAACAACTGATTAAAGACTGCTGGGGGGGCCcaagccagtttggttcagtggatagagtgtcggcctctggactgaagggtcccaggttcgattctggtgaagcgcacataccttggttgcaggttccctggccctggtcggggtgcatgtaggaggcaaccaactgatgtctctctctcatatcgatgtttctctgtctcttcttctcccttccactctctttaaaaatcaatggaagccgaaaccggtttggctcagtggatagagtgtcggctttcggacttaagggtcccaggtttgattccggtcaagggcatgtaccttggttgcaggcacatccccagtggggggtgtgcaggaggcagctgattgatgtttctctctcatcgatatttctggctctctatccctctcccttcctctctgtaaaaaatcaataaaatatatttttttaaaaatcaatggaaaaatatcctcgagtgaagattaacaaacaaaaaaagactgctgggggggggacggggacagAAAACAGACCGGCTCCCCTTGGTTCCAGATTATGGAACCAGATTATAAACTGTTAAGTCTTTCGAAAGTGTGGTCTAGAGCCACACTTCTTGGAAAGGTCATTTCATATGGCAGGGGAAGTTCTCTACAGATACCAGCCTCTTCCACAACAGACAAAGAGAAAATTCTGACAGAAAGAGGTGGCTGGGATTTAGACCTGGGCCTAGCCCTGTGTCAACCAATGTGCAACCCAAGGGTCTCTGGGCAATTCAGTCTGTCtttgttttacataaatataGTATTATAGCATGTGTCACCCAACTTCACAGTTGTCATAGTAAATAAATACGAGGATATATAGAAGAGCTTTGCTAATGTTAAGAGCACCACACAAGCATTGTTATAGTTTCTAATTTACCATTAAATAGGGACAGCGGGAAAATCAGAGAGGAGGGCCCGAGTAAATGTCTCTATCGTTTGTAAATGGAATAGCAACTTGGCAACTCGATTTGGCCTGTTATTGGTGCTCAGGAGGAGAAGGGGGCACACATCTTACTGATGCCAACATACCTGCTCTCCAGGGGTTGGTGGCTGCCCAGGCAGCACCACACCACAGACAGCAGTCACCCTGGAGGAGAGGTCAGCTGAAACAAGATGTCCCTGTGAGTACTGCAGTCCCTTCTCCTTACGCCACAGGGAAGCTTCTGGATTGGCCAAAACCAAGGCCTTTTCCAAGTCCTGCAGCTGGGCCTCTTCTAGTAACCTGAGTGAAATGAGGATCTCATCAATAACCTTAATCCAGAGTAAACCACATCAAGGTCCCCAGAAATGTTCCTGCTTACCTCAACCTGAAATGGATCAGCTCCTCACTATTAAAAATCTTCTTAAGGAATGATAGCTTCTGCTCCTCATTCATGCAAGTTACCACAGCAAGACAATGGGCTGTGTACCTGGAGAAAATCAAAGTATATAAACTCAGGACCTGCAGGTGAttctaaagaataaagaaaattcgCTAGCCAACTGAATGCTAGAAAAGGAAATCTTATAGAATTAAAATAACACCTTTAACAGTAGAAAATACAAATCAGGCATAATGAATTCACTTGACAGAACATGGAAAAGGTAAAACTCCACTCAAATCATCTCATTTTCCTCTGGTGTGACACACAAGTAAGGAAAGAGAGTAAGAACTCAAAAGTCACCAGCACAAAGATAACATATTAAATGGTTTCTTTTCCCTCCTTATGCACACAATGCTATAACTCTCCCCAACATCCCCATACTAGAAGCACAGGAAAAATCCAATAGCTACGCACCAGCGGACCAAGGTGTCATGGCTTCTGAGGAGAGGAACACACACACTCCAGTCCCAGAGCTCCCGGAACACAGACTGCTCTTGCTGTAAAAACTTGTAGGCTGCTTCCATTAGGTCCCGGAGCTTCATCCGCCTGCGCCCATAGCGGACTGGATTAGCATCTGAACTCTCTAGGAAGAGTCTTTGAAAGACTGGAGAAGTGTCCTTGAAATACCTCAGGGCAAACCTTTAGAaagagaatttttatttgttggtgAGGAATTCAATGTATACATCTCCACTTGGAGACAGGATAGCAGAACATAACAAGAACTTACTAAGGACTGAGAACAAACAGAGACAGATGCTAAAGCTCCCTAGTCCTAAGATTATACCTGTTCAAGTTCAGGAACCAGGATCATGGCATGAGATATCTGACTAAGAGAATACAAACACCAAAGGTACTTATTTTGCAAGTATTTACTACTGAAAATGCACTcgttttcaacaaatattaagcCAGACACTGTTAAATCCTGGATGTACAAAACCAAAGAGATAGTTTCCTTGAGGAACTTGCTATCTAGTAAGGAAAACAGCCACTTACAGAAACAACGAGAGGTGCATACAAAAAAAAGTCAACGGAACCTTGGTTgcttattaaagactagaggccctttgcacgaagaatagtgcaatagaccttccttcaccaggctactggcaccagttttccttcggccttctttcagggtgggggtttggaCCCCAGCGGGGGCAGCGGCAGCGTGGGGCGGGAGCTGCTGGGCCCCACGCTGCCATCTGCGATTGGGGCGCCGCAaccgcccaggtccctcagtgagAGGAGAGACCCGGCCGCCGCCACCGCTCCTACCCGCGAACGCTGATGGGGGCAGGTCCAGGCGCCGCCGCTGCCCCCCCAACCCGCGAATGCTGATGGGGGTGGGTCTGGGcgccgccaccgccacctctGCGACCCATGAACGCTGAGGGGTCTCCCCTCAGCGGcagcctatccggccgttgagaggccaccctgagtcccaccccccagcctcccgctgacccaatcgtgggcgtagcggagtgatggttatttgcatattacccttttattgggtAGGATGAAGAGAAGATTCTCATGAAACAAAAGGCAGTCAGGTTGGAAAAGAATGACAAAAAGCTTCaagacatacaaaaaaaatttaataaaatagcaACAGTAAGTCCTTCTCTATCagtattactttaaatgtaaatggtttaaacttcaatcaaaagacatagattggttgaatggatttttttaagaaagctcAAACTACACACAATCTATAAGAAACTCATTCTGGACTTAAGAGCACactgaaagtaaagaaataaaaaataataattccagccctgactggtgtggctcactcggttggagcatcttcctgtcctgtacaccaaaaggtggagggttccattcctagtcagggcacatatgcgggttgtgggttcaattcgaagtcagggcacatgcaggaggcacatgttaaactaatcaatgtttcactctcacatcaaggtttctctctctgactgggaatcaaactgatgacCGCTTGGTGCACGGAACAATGAGCCACACCTCTgaggcattaattttttttttaattccatgcaaatagtaATCAAAAGGAAGCAGGGTggcccctagccggtttggctcagtggatagagcgtcagcctacagactcaagggtcccaggttcgattccagtcaagggcacatgccagcgttgcaggctcgatccccagtagggggtgtacgggaggcagccaatcaatgattctcatcattgatgtttttatctctctctctctctcccttcttttctgaaatcaatcaaaatatatttttttaaaaaaagaaaattttgtttattgagcacccacaATATGTCAGACACTGTTTTGAGTCccatgaggtagatactattatcacAGATGAACCTGGACTTGAACCCAAGGAGTCCAACCAATTGAtttgtccctctcacatcgatgtttgtctctgtctctatccctcccttccactctctctaaaaatcaatgggaaaaatatcctcatgtgaggattaacaaaaaaaaaaaaaaaggtattgttAAGACTACCATGGTACCTCATAGAAACCCCAAATAAATTAACAGCTAGGCCTCAGAAAGAAGTGTGAACCCAGAAATGAATGGCTTGAGGACCCTAGCTTGACTGGATTCTTCCTGTCCCAGTCTCTAGATTTCCATCCCcatcccatttctttcttttcattcttcctCCACAATCTGCCACAATACAAAACCTTCTCTAATTTCCAAGAGGATAACACACTCATTTCTGTTACTTTAATGATTTCCTTGTTCCCCTTATCTATTTGGCTCACACCTTTATTAACATACTGTATTCAATAGTTTTCAAGTACAGGAACCCATTATATGTGATTTTCTTACCCCCAGGATATGTTCTAGAGCTTAAAAGAGAGGACCTTCTATATGAATCTACTGAATAAATAACTGTATCCTATCTAAATATATTAGGTATATTCCTAAAACATTAGGCATATTTCCTCTATGTAAATCTGAGGCACATGTTAAACTAATCAGCTGCATTtcttaaaactaaaaatcaaaatcCCATTCCACATCACTACCTTTAGTTCACTGCACATCAtgcacagccttttttttttttttgcttggtttTAAGTTCCTCTATCACAGGTACCTGTACCTTTCTAAGCTGCATTATATCATTTTGGAACAATGTAGgagcataaataaaatataaagaaaaatatactgcCCTGGCAAATTGTAAGTTAAAAAAGTAGGTATGTACCTCACATTCATTTAATAAGAACATAAAATGTGAAGCTAATGGGAGACCAGATGTAGATAATCCATCATTTTAATGATTCTAGAAGCACTCTACCATAAAGCCttaaagagaagttggggttcAAGTTACCCACATGCCAATCCTACAGAACTGACTAGCACACCTTGTGAAATAGTATCAAGGTCAAGAACACCTAGATGATTACCAAGTAAGGCCATAATCCCAATCCTCAATCAAACCACACCACGTGTTCCTGATTACCACATATGATGCTATTCTTTCCTTTGctaaatattttctagtttaaTACAACTAGGCCTATTTTTCCCTCCCCTTTTAGAAAAAAGCTCATAAAAattatgcccctccccccccagccttCATTTCTTATTCCTTCATTTAAGGACCAGACTAGAGATCATACTTTCAAGAAAGCCAAGTGTACTTACTGTGTTGATGAAAACTAATACATAAGAGATGGATATAAGAGATGCTCCTATTAGTACAAACAACATTATTCACGTTTAGAGTAAAAGTTCTTTAccttctcaattaaaaaaacctTGAAAGTCATTTTCCTGCCTCTTTTGGCTATTCCACACAAACTATATTTTACTATCAATTTAAAAGAGAGCCCtggccaattttgctcagtggttagagcattggcccgaagACCAAAGGGTATTGGGTTCAATCataatcaagggcatgtaccttggttgcaggcttattcccagccctggtcagggcatatgcaggagacaaccaatcgatgtgtatcacatagaaatttctttttctctctatcccccttcccttccactctctctaaaaatcaatggaaaaactattctcaggtgaaaattaaaaaaaaagagagagagaaagagaaagccatATGTGTGGCATATGCCTGTAACCCCATATACTTCAGAAGCTGAGACAGGAGTAAACCTAGAAGTTCTGGGCTTTATTATGTTATGCAATAAATTCAGCATTAATATGGTAACCCCTGGGAGTGGGGGAATTACCATGTTGTCTAATGAGTGCTGAACTAGCCCAGATTGGAAATGGAgcaggttaaccttttgcactcggatgtcgagtgtgactcgacagggttagcatcggtagcaggaatcgagaaaaaagcaagcgagtgcaaagggttaaaagagaaATACATTAGAATACAGTTCTAACACAACTTCTTACCATACTGATTTGGACAGATTTATAAAAAGCTAAAACGGATACTAGACCTCTTCTAATCCACACCCTCAGCTCCTCTAGCAAGCCACAAAGCTCATTCATTTGAAGTGGATGCTTTAAGAGCCTCAGctaaaacttatttaaatatgCCTTATATGCATGTCTTGCCAGATGACATAATCCTTGGGGGTAAGGGACATATCTTGACCATTTTTCTGTCTTGATGGCCAAGACTTAAGAGAAATCTAATAAATGATTACTGAACTGAGCTGGATAAAAAGAGTCTCTGTGATTATTTTTACAATACAGTGCCActtatctctttctttcctgtATTTTTCCTCTTCCATTCTCAGCTCAGACTCCTCCTTATTTCCCAGGAGAGAGCAGGTTCTACCTCCGCAAGGAGAAACATGAAGAATAATACTGTTACTTACGGGAGGACATCAGGATGGCTACCAATGAGCTTGCTCATTGAGACACAGAGTCGTTCGTGTAGATCATGGTTGACTTGGCCTCCAGCTTTAATGGCTTCAGCATTCCTTTCCAGCAAATCCAAAAGGATAGGGCGAAATTGGCGACCAATCAGAATAGTATAGTCTTTATCCAGAAATAACTGTGCTAAGGTATTCAGGATACACTGGCGATCTTGAGGTGTCCACACCTAAGAGAAAAGCCACACAAATGATCTATATAtacaatactaggggcccagtgcacaaattcatgcaccttgaaaggaactgtgggcctcgaggttgcagtgggcacaggggtgggtctcagcccatcttccgcggccccgcctggcccctcccgccgcggcccccagtcccctctctgctgcagctgatgccggccctgctcacacctatcTACTGaaggcgcagagcgattggggccggtgctggcagcggaGCGGATGTGAGCACTGGATGGGACGACAGCAtgggggagcaaagaattttcagtaaccaccagaggcttgccctgatgacagtgacctgcGTCCCGCCTTAGTCTGgcacccccacccacctgctccaccatcctgcgaccgatgcctgccatgttccacgcacgccACCCTTCcctacacgtcatagcgaccagttgttcaattgttccactgttcagtctactggcatattagggttttatatatgtagtaGATTTGTTTGCACTGCTGTAGAAGAGCCAAGAGTTCTAGCTTGCAATTAAAATAACCAATTcccagaggagaaaccaagatggcggcataagctaaacacctaacctacagcctggaacaacaatttcaaaaatacaactaaaagtcaacacggacatcatccagaaccacaggaaagctggctgactgaaatacccacaactagaaggaaagagaaaaccacagggaaaatcagaggagccataaaatcctgaggtatggagacacgggcggagacaccagcgcgcgtgcggggaggacggagccggataggaaggggcggctgacggcctggccagctttctctagcaggaaggagaaaagtcagtgccgacatatacacataaggaactggtggacattgaaattgcgtctcaaaagaactgttggtccagaaactCACtaaagactgattcatttgcctgtcagcataactattattgctcgtctcacactcggttcttataagtatatttctagtaacacatgatctcactcatctaggggaaatgatgaacaacatagattgatgaacaagaacagacccagaaacggaggcatcgatcggactgtcgggcctcagagggaggggagggaagggtgggggtaggggggagagatcaaccaaaggacttgtgtgcatgcatacaagcctaaccaatggttaaggacaacaggggggtggggacatccgtggggaggggtgggggatgggaatgggaggatgaggacaaatatgtgacaccttaatcaataaagaaattttttaaaaataaataaataaataataaaaataaaaaatacaaaaaaaaataaaattaaattaaaaaataaccaatttCCAGACTTCAAAAGTCAGTTTACCTTACAAAacaccctggctggtatggctcagttggttggagcctcatcctgtacaccaaaaggtggtgggtttgattcctggttagggcacttacccaggttgagggtttgatccccggtcaggtatgtgtgggaggcaaccaatcaaagtttccctctcacaccaatatttctctctctaaaataaaatttaaaaaacaacaacaaaacacagtgGGGTTTTTTGCAACAGAGGATTAGAGTTAATTTAATGTAAAGGCTGTTACCAATAGGTCCATTGGGGTTTCAGGTAAAAGGACTAATAGTAAATCCATGTAAAATACTATACAGCTTCTCTGAAAAATAATCTATGCTTCAGGGTCAAAACATTCTCCCAGGGCTTCTCTGCTCTTGAAGGAAAATAcaggaattaaatgaaaacaaaaaattttttaaaaactgcagttAGTATACAAAACTGCCAACTCTCTTGAGGAAAGGGTAGAGATTAAGAAATCAAttcctggccctagccagtttggctcagtggatagagcatcagcctgcggaccaaagggtcccaggttcgatttcaatcaagggcacatgcctgggttgcgagcttggtCCCCAGCatggagcatgcaagaggcagccgatcaatgattctctctcatcattgatatttctctctctccccccctctcccttcttctctgaaatcaataaaaatatttttttaatgttaaaaaataaaaaatcaatttctgAATATAAATAAAGCTATCCCTATAAAGCCTCCAGCctctaataaacaaacaaaacaaatccaaaaaagaaaatcacacttTGATATACAAGATAAAATACACCACGAAATTTTGGTGCCTGAATTGTCCAAAACCAAAATAGGGAAAACTAAAGTGTATAAAAGGTCTCTAGTGTGTGTGCAGGACTGTACAACCCTTGCTGTCGGACAAAGCAACATACCCTCTGACCTAGCAAGCCCAATACTATAAATTTATCTTAAGGACTTTCAAGTTAAACAGTTATCTATAAGAGTGCAGCTTGAGCACAATCTAAACACCATATGCAAAAACATAACAATTTTTTCCAAAGTTATCACTCTGAAAAGAAGTCACCTTCCCCAGAGCTCTTAAAAATTATCCCAAAGTATTGGGCCTTCTCTTCATAACAACACCTACTTTTGAACAAAGCATTGACggggaaaaaatatcttttttttaatatatattttattgatttttacagggaggaagggagagggatagagagctagaaacgtcgatgagagagaaacatcaaccagctgcctcctgcacatcccctactggggatgtgcctgcaaccaaggtatatgcccttgaccggaatcgaacctgggacccttcagtccgcaagctgacgctctatccactgagccaaaccggtttcggcgaaagaATATTATctttaaactagaagcctggtgcacgaaattcatgcacggcggggggttgtccctcagcccaacctgtaccctctccaatctgggactcctggagagaggtccgactgcccgtttaggcccgatccaccaggatcgggcctaaacgggcagtcgggcatccctctcacaatccaggactgctggctcccaa from the Eptesicus fuscus isolate TK198812 chromosome 10, DD_ASM_mEF_20220401, whole genome shotgun sequence genome contains:
- the LOC103293405 gene encoding activated RNA polymerase II transcriptional coactivator p15; translated protein: MPKSKELVSSSSSGSDSDSEVDKKLKRKKQVASEKPVKKQKTGETSRALSSSKQSSSSRDDNMFQIGKMRYVSVRDFKGKVLIDIREYWMDPEGEMKPGRKGISLNPEQWSQLKEQISDIDDAVRKL